A section of the Triticum dicoccoides isolate Atlit2015 ecotype Zavitan chromosome 7A, WEW_v2.0, whole genome shotgun sequence genome encodes:
- the LOC119333162 gene encoding E4 SUMO-protein ligase PIAL1-like, with product MRAGGAFGGVGRGAGGAGGGGGRGAGCLGGGRVADKDDMHANTGVHAAACENTGVHAAACDATVDDDAEVYADTVDTDVNAAADQAATDDVMYVHEDAEVDEHAHAADTDVNAAAGHATVNDDMEVHAEAEVDADAADDDMEVHAEAEVDATADDMDIDTHIDTGIDLISLGFLVAATRRGGSSPNFFSYRARVRACRGIDYALSGGDIPKIAGEIPDTLRKVYELRKDPFLQSSVMVLIISCKNACKNKWFQPSDFIDILRMADELSGSFCTNSSEPANDSTVLEIISTVMPRYYPKLKFDRLITSLEAKVGYDILMADFFIHRNLPKHEKICLVVVQKEKLDVSSCIASPQHVSFLVNGKGVDKRTNVSMETGPQFPTDITKMLKYGANIVQAVGYFTANYIIAVAVVNNLMSFDAPKLSDYAQPVTTDLPDSDSDMLLEGPSRVSLKCPISFRRVQTPVKGRLCKHHQCFDYDSYMDINSRKPTWRCPCCNTPSNFIDIRIDQEMAKILQETGNDIMDVLVFPDGSWKAVSVHDEKSDKHGDAIQQNGNTVETDATPSDVIDLINKDDDGDLPMSSASPSEDLKPVLNSQDISVMDYLPDFPLSTAAQSEDMYVGGGTSTSGQNSLPSSSGGPGTSSIGTLESILPRDILQMLPATTRAISPSETSNLTSAMQQVSQGYPNIMQMQSQLDSLLRSAHHTRNVRREPVAVQALAVPQHNSSRRVQANVSNCPPPTPQSISPSSNYLAHHVTNADSVITSMVNGVGPLSRAPDGSSPFHLQSTQQDMRNMPNHQRGRVMGLAANPYMHMRPPTGGPGQGRGANAYGGPYPQQYQQYDQRQFDNLIGQLVNRGGPVSQATPGHLYVPQQSQAMRTQALSRPSTPPVQPRVQSPGLAPTAPRVQSPGLAPTVPRVQSPGLAPTAPRVQSPGLAPTAPRVQSPGLPPSPTPVTPLLEDSDVPEIEMDPNWQPTGQMRGSLVGSAYDQAIERYLQPGGGQRTNQSRPPGR from the exons ATGCGGGCGGGCGGCGCCTTCGGTGGCGTCGGCCGAGGTGCCGGTGGCGCAGGCGGAGGTGGCGGGCGAGGTGCCGGCTGTCTTGGAGGTGGGCGTGTTGCGGACAAGGACGACATGCATGCGAACACGGGCGTGCATGCAGCAGCTTGCGAGAACACGGGCGTGCATGCAGCAGCTTGCGATGCTACGGTGGACGATGACGCTGAAGTGTACGCGGACACGGTGGACACGGATGTAAACGCAGCAGCCGACCAAGCTGCGACTGACGACGTCATGTATGTGCACGAGGACGCGGAGGTGGATGAGCACGCACACGCCGCGGACACTGATGTAAACGCAGCAGCCGGCCATGCTACCGTGAACGACGACATGGAGGTCCACGCAGAGGCGGAGGTGGACGCGGACGCGGCGGATGATGACATGGAGGTGCACGCAGAGGCAGAGGTGGATGCTACGGCAGACGACATGGACATCGACACCCATATTGACACGGGCATAGATCTCA TCTCCCTAGGGTTTTTGGTCGCGGCGACGCGGCGCGGTGGCTCTTCGCCTAATTTTTTTTCCTACCGTGCGCGCGTGCGTGCTTGCAGGGGGATCGATTACGCGCTGTCGGGCGGTGACATTCCTAAGATCGCGGGTGAAATACCAGACACTCTGAGAAAG GTATATGAGCTGAGGAAGGATCCATTTCTACAATCTTCTGTCATGGTACTGATCATATCATGCAAG AATGCTTGTAAAAACAAATGGTTTCAGCCTTCAGATTTCATTGATATTCTCAGGATGGCTGATGAG CTATCTGGCAGCTTCTGCACGAACAGTAGCGAGCCAGCTAATGACAGCACCGTGCTTGAAATCATTTCAACAGTAATGCCAAG GTATTATCCTAAGTTGAAGTTCGACCGTCTAATCACTTCGCTGGAAGCAAAG GTTGGATATGATATTTTGATGGCCGACTTCTTTATTCATAGAAATCTACCTAAACATGAAAAGATT TGTCTAGTTGTTGTCCAAAAGGAAAAATTAGATGTCTCATCATGTATCGCAAGCCCCCAGCATGTGAG CTTTTTAGTAAACGGAAAAGGTGTGGACAAGAGGACTAATGTTTCAATG GAAACAGGACCCCAGTTCCCCACAGATATCACTAAGATGCTCAAATATGGTGCAAACATTGTACAAGCTGTTGGGTATTTTACTG CTAATTACATCATAGCTGTGGCAGTTGTGAACAATTTGATGTCTTTTGATGCTCCAAAACTCAGTGACTATGCCCAACCAGTCACAACAGATCTTCCTG ATTCAGATTCAGATATGCTACTGGAAGGGCCATCAAGAGTTTCCCTAAAGTGCCCCATAAG TTTTAGGCGTGTGCAAACCCCAGTTAAAGGGCGGCTATGCAAACACCATCAG TGTTTTGATTATGACAGTTACATGGATATTAACTCGAGGAAACCAACCTGGCGCTGTCCATGTTGTAATACTCCTTCAAATTTCATTGACATTCGAATTGATCAAGAGATGGCCAAG ATTTTACAAGAGACTGGTAATGATATCATGGATGTTCTTGTATTCCCTGATGGATCTTGGAAAGCTGTttcagttcatgatgagaaatcagATAAACATGGTGATGCAATTCAGCAGAACGGGAATACTGTAGAAACTGATGCAACTCCTTCGGATGTTATAGACCTAATAAACAAGGATGATGATGGTGATCTGCCTATGAGCTCGGCATCTCCCTCGGAAGATTTGAAGCCTGTGTTGAATAGTCAAGATATATCTGTCATGGACTATCTTCCGGATTTCCCTCTAAGCACAGCCGCTCAGTCAGAAGATATGTATGTAGGAGGTGGAACTTCAACTTCTGGCCAAAATTCGTTACCTTCATCTAGTGGCGGACCTGGCACTAGTTCAATTGGGACCTTGGAGTCTATTCTCCCTAGAGATATCCTGCAAATGCTACCTGCTACCACACGTGCCATCTCTCCTTCTGAAACCTCCAATTTAACATCTGCCATGCAACAAGTTTCACAAGGATACCCCAATATTATGCAGATGCAATCACAGCTAGATTCTTTACTTCGATCAGCACATCATACTAGAAATGTCAGGAGAGAGCCTGTAGCAGTCCAGGCTCTGGCAGTGCCACAACATAATTCATCTAGAAGGGTGCAGGCAAATGTCTCGAATTGTCCACCTCCCACCCCGCAGTCCATTTCACCTTCTTCAAACTACCTAGCACATCATGTGACAAATGCAGACAGTGTAATCACATCGATGGTTAATGGTGTTGGGCCACTCTCAAGGGCTCCTGATGGTTCCTCACCATTCCATCTACAGTCGACACAACAG GATATGCGCAACATGCCAAACCATCAACGTGGTCGGGTTATGGGCCTTGCTGCAAATCCCTACATGCATATGAGACCGCCGACAGGAGGCCCAGGACAGGGTAGAGGTGCTAATGCCTATGGAGGTCCCTACCCTCAACAGTATCAGCAATATGACCAGCGACAGTTCGACAATCTAATAGGCCAACTGGTGAACCGAGGCGGGCCAGTTAGTCAGGCCACACCAGGCCATCTCTATGTTCCCCAGCAGAGCCAGGCAATGAGAACGCAAGCATTGTCCCGACCGTCAACTCCACCAGTGCAACCGCGCGTGCAGTCTCCTGGTCTAGCACCTACAGCTCCGCGTGTGCAGTCTCCTGGCCTAGCACCTACCGTTCCGCGTGTGCAGTCTCCTGGCCTAGCACCTACTGCTCCGCGTGTGCAGTCTCCTGGCCTAGCACCCACTGCTCCACGTGTGCAGTCTCCTGGTCTACCACCTTCTCCGACTCCCGTTACGCCCCTCCTCGAGGACTCCGATGTCCCGGAGATTGAGATGGATCCGAACTGGCAGCCCACGGGGCAGATGAGGGGGAGCCTGGTAGGCTCTGCTTACGATCAAGCAATCGAACGGTATCTGCAGCCTGGTGGTGGTCAGCGGACAAATCAGTCTCGGCCACCTGGCAGGTAA